GACCGAGATGCAACACCGCTGACGGATCCGCCTCCCCGCTCTCAGGTGGGCGGGGAGGCGGACCGCCAGCCCATCACAATTGCCCTCCGACCAGGCGGCTGAGCGTGCGCCTGCCCGCGATGCCGCAATTGTGGAGCGCTGGGCGTCCGCAATCACCCAGCCCAAACCCCGCTCGCCGCGGTCGCGCGGGCCCAGTCGGTGAAGTCGCGGGGTGCACGACCGAGTACGCGCTCGACGCCGTCGGAGACGTACTCGGAGCGGTGGTTGCGGATGACGGCGAACAGGTCTCGGACGGCGGTGGCGTCTTCCGGTGTGAGGCCTTGCTCGGTCAGTTCGGCGACGTGGGCCTCGGGGTCGAGGTCGACGTACTTGATCGGGCGGCCGGTTGCTGTGGTCAGTTCTTCGGCGATCTCGGTCATCGTGAGGGTGCGTGGGCCGGAGATCGCGAGGGTCTGGCCGACGTACGACTCGTCGAGCAGGGCGGTGGTCATCACGTCGCCGACGTCGTCGGTGTCGATCCACGCCTCGCCGCCGGTGCCGGTGGACACGCGGATCTCGCCGGCCAGCACGTGGTAGCGCAGGAAGTCTTCGCTGAAGCCCTGCGCGAACCAGGCCGGCTGCACGATCGTCCAGTCCCGGCCGCTCGCCTTCACCACGTTCTCCAGGTCGAGCTGCCCCTCGTACACGGCGAAGTCGCGGCCCGGGCTGCCGACGCCGCGGCCCGACAGCAGGACCACACGCCGCAGCCCGTCGGCCTGCTCGACGAACTTGCCGGCCTGCGCGAGTCCGGTCGGCCCGACCGGCGGCGCGAGGTACGCCGTGTCGGTGCCGCGGATCGCGTCCGCCCAGGTGCTCTCGTCGTACCAGTCGAACCGCCGCTCGCTGGAGCGGGACGCGAGCCGGTGCGGGACGCCCCGCGCCTCGAGCTGCGCCGCGACGCGACGGCCGGTCTTGCCTTTGCCACTGAGGATCAGAATCGGGTTCATGGCTCTAGTTCACCGGAGCTGGGTGAGACAAACCATGGCCGTACGCCGCAATTCGATGTTCGGAACGCTCAGCGTGACGTAGGCTCGTCGCATGGACGTGCTCGACGAACTGCTGGCCGGGACCCGCGCGCAGGACGGGGTGTTCAACCTGACGATCCTGGATCTGCCCTGGGCGCTGGAGATCCGGGACGAGGCGCCGCTGGCGCTGGCGACCCTGATCCGCGGTTCCGGCTGGGTGACCCGCGACGGTCTCGAGCCGCAGCGGATGGAGCAGGGTGACGTCGCGATCGTCACCGGCCCGGAGCCGTACGTCGTCAGCGACAGCCTGACCACCGCGCCACAGTTGCGGATCCACCCCGGCGGAATCTGCGAACCGTTGCCCGGGGCACCGATCGACTACTCGGCCCGGCTCGGCGTGCGGACGTACGGCGCCCGCAAGTCCGGTGAGGTGATGGTTGCCAGCGGCACCTACCAGGTGGCCGGCGACGTCAACCGGAGACTCGTCACCGCACTTCCGCCGGTGCTCGTCGTACCGGCGGCCGAGGTGGCGGGGTCGGTGATGGACATGATCACCAGCGAGATCCAGCGGGACGCGCCCGGTCAACAGAGCGTGCTGGACCGGTGGCTCGACCTCGCGCTGATCACTACGCTGCGCGCGTGGTTCGCGCGGCCGGATTCGCACGCGCCGGGGTGGTACCAGGCGCAGACCGATCCGGTCGCGGGTACGGCGTTGCGCTTGCTGCACGAGGATCCGGCGTACCCGTGGAACGTCACCGAGCTCGCGGATCGGGTCGGGATCTCGCGCGCTTCGCTGGCCCGGCGATTCTCCGCGATCGTCGGTGAGGCGCCGATGAGCTACCTGACCGGCTGGCGCATCGCGCTGGCCGCGGATCAGCTGCGTTCGACCCGGGACACCGTCGAGACGATCGCCCGGAGGGTCGGGTACGCGAATGCCTTCGCGTTGAGTGTTGCGTTCAAGCGGGTCCGGGGAGTTACGCCTACCGCGCATCGCCGGGCGGCGTGAAAGCTTCAAGCGACGAGTTCAACGATACGATTGAGG
This Kribbella sp. NBC_00482 DNA region includes the following protein-coding sequences:
- a CDS encoding AraC family transcriptional regulator encodes the protein MDVLDELLAGTRAQDGVFNLTILDLPWALEIRDEAPLALATLIRGSGWVTRDGLEPQRMEQGDVAIVTGPEPYVVSDSLTTAPQLRIHPGGICEPLPGAPIDYSARLGVRTYGARKSGEVMVASGTYQVAGDVNRRLVTALPPVLVVPAAEVAGSVMDMITSEIQRDAPGQQSVLDRWLDLALITTLRAWFARPDSHAPGWYQAQTDPVAGTALRLLHEDPAYPWNVTELADRVGISRASLARRFSAIVGEAPMSYLTGWRIALAADQLRSTRDTVETIARRVGYANAFALSVAFKRVRGVTPTAHRRAA
- a CDS encoding NAD(P)H-binding protein, with amino-acid sequence MNPILILSGKGKTGRRVAAQLEARGVPHRLASRSSERRFDWYDESTWADAIRGTDTAYLAPPVGPTGLAQAGKFVEQADGLRRVVLLSGRGVGSPGRDFAVYEGQLDLENVVKASGRDWTIVQPAWFAQGFSEDFLRYHVLAGEIRVSTGTGGEAWIDTDDVGDVMTTALLDESYVGQTLAISGPRTLTMTEIAEELTTATGRPIKYVDLDPEAHVAELTEQGLTPEDATAVRDLFAVIRNHRSEYVSDGVERVLGRAPRDFTDWARATAASGVWAG